The Candidatus Zixiibacteriota bacterium genome segment GCGTGGTGCCGTTGGCGACGCAGAGGCCGGCGATATGATAAGGCTTCTTGTGGATATCCGTGATCGCTTTGTCTTTCGGGTCGGTCGCCATGAAGTAGCCGAGGATCACGACCAGATGGCCGACTTGAATATCACCCGGCTTGGCGTTGGCGAAACCCTTGACCCAGAGGCCGTCGTTTTTCGGATTCGGCGCCGGGAGTTGGACGAAGAAATAGGGCAGGCCGTCCGGAAGCTGGCGATACTGCGTAACGATGCCCTTGAAGGCGACGAGATGATCCTCGAACGCCGGCGGCTGTTTGTCGGCTTTCTGCAGGGAATCGAGGTTGAAGTTAAGCGGGAAAGGCGCGGCGGAGCTGTTGGAACCTACAAGCAGCGACAGCGCCAAAACCAGGAACATGCCGTAGATGAATCGTGATGTCATTGTCGAACCTCCTCAAGGCCGGGAATTATCAATTATACAATCATTCTCGGCTGACAGCGCCGATTTCTCGCGGCGATTTTTGGCCTCGTCCACAAGGCATCAGCGGCGGGCGCGAGCCTCCTGTACGTGCGGCTACTTACCGTCGTAAGCGCGGCGCAGCGCGGCGAGGTCGAGCTTGCGCATTGTCATGACCGCCGCAAACATCCGCGCACTTCTCTTGGCGTCCTTGTCACGCAACATGGCCATCACTTCGGTCGGCACGATTTGCCACGACAAGCCGTACTTGTCTTTCAGCCAGCCGCACTGGCTTTCCTGGCCGCCGTCGGCAGTGAGTTTGGCCCAGAGATCGTCGACTTCGGCCTGCGAATCGCAATTGACCAGCAGGGAGGTCGCTTCCGTGAATTTGATCTGGGGCG includes the following:
- a CDS encoding VOC family protein is translated as MQKIVTSLWFEDQAEDAAKFYTSVFKNSKITQIERFTDEAAQATGEPAGAVMMVEFELNGQRFMALNGSPQIKFTEATSLLVNCDSQAEVDDLWAKLTADGGQESQCGWLKDKYGLSWQIVPTEVMAMLRDKDAKRSARMFAAVMTMRKLDLAALRRAYDGK